AGCTTCGTGATCAGCAGTTTGCCGTTCATGAATCCGGGTTTATCCAGGCTGGCATTGACAACTGTTTCGATGCCGGTAACCCCTACCTTGAGGGCGTGTTGTTCGGAGAGGCCCGTTGAGCCAACACCATAGTCGAACACCTTGCAGATACCGGTTTGGATGGTACCGGGAAATTGCACCCTGTTCCCCTTGATGATATTTTCACCAATCGCCCTACCCTGCAGGTTTGCCAGGTCACCGAACGGTGCATGTACCGGCTTCCCGGTGATCAGGTGGGAAATTTCAACACAGTCTCCAGCGGCGTAGATATCGGGATCGGAGGTCTGCATGTAGCCGTTAACTTTGATGCCTCCGGTTTCTCCGATTTCCAGTCCCGCTTCCCGCGCCAGCCTGGTATTAGGGGTGACGCCGATTGCTACCACTGCAAGGTCGCACGGTATCTCTGTTCCATCCTGCAGCTTCACCGCAGTCAGCTTGCCGTTCTGACCCAGGAACGAGGCCACACCATTGCGCAGGATCACATTGACCTTGGTCTGCACATAGGCTTCCACAAGACGGGCCATCTGCTTGTCGAGAAAGGTGAGCAGTTGTGGCAGCAACTCTACCAGGGTGATCTCGATACCTGCCAAGTGAAGAGCTTCCACTGTTTCAATGCCGATCAGACCGCCACCGATCACAACAGCTCTTTTAATCACACCCTCATCCCTGATCTTACGTAGGTAGTCGGCATCGGCTATTGACTGGAGAGTGGTGATGCCTTCCAGTTCCACACCCGGCACAGGAGGCTTGCGGGCAGTTGCACCGGTGGCAATGACAAGCTTATCGTAAGGTGCCATAGCTGTTTCACCGGTAGTGAGATCTGTATAGGTGATCTGTTTCTTCTCCCGGTCAATGCTGTTGACCTCTGTCAGCACCTTCGTGGTGATTTTCTTGGCATTCCAGAAGAAGCGAGAGTCGCGTACCACGCCTGCAGGAGAGCAGAGCAACTGGCTTCGATCGTCAAAGAAGCCACCCACGTAATAGGGATACCCACAGGAGGCCATTGAGAGGTCGGAGCCTTTCTGGTAGACGGTAATCTCTGCGTTCTCGTCCATGCGACGCGCTTTTGAGGCGGTCTTGGGGCCGGCAGCGGAGCCACCGATGACAATGATTCGTTTCTTTTCCATCGAAAAATTCAAGTTGTTAGAAAGTGGTTAAATATCGGGTTATTTCTGATCCGTTTGAATGGGAATCAATTCATCGC
This genomic window from Dysgonomonadaceae bacterium zrk40 contains:
- a CDS encoding FAD-dependent oxidoreductase → MEKKRIIVIGGSAAGPKTASKARRMDENAEITVYQKGSDLSMASCGYPYYVGGFFDDRSQLLCSPAGVVRDSRFFWNAKKITTKVLTEVNSIDREKKQITYTDLTTGETAMAPYDKLVIATGATARKPPVPGVELEGITTLQSIADADYLRKIRDEGVIKRAVVIGGGLIGIETVEALHLAGIEITLVELLPQLLTFLDKQMARLVEAYVQTKVNVILRNGVASFLGQNGKLTAVKLQDGTEIPCDLAVVAIGVTPNTRLAREAGLEIGETGGIKVNGYMQTSDPDIYAAGDCVEISHLITGKPVHAPFGDLANLQGRAIGENIIKGNRVQFPGTIQTGICKVFDYGVGSTGLSEQHALKVGVTGIETVVNASLDKPGFMNGKLLITKLVADKESRRILGAQVIGPGDVSKQVAIWAMAIKGRLTVDEMANADLPYAPPFSLAIDHSIATAHIMQNKLDGYLHGITADKLKERLKTKENLLLIDVRNPNEFEVMRLGIGERLIPLGQLRNRLGELPEQKDTEIITWCKISLRGYEAALILQANGYTNVKVLEGGIAAWPYAREK